In a single window of the Bacillota bacterium genome:
- a CDS encoding DUF2905 domain-containing protein: MNLNLGKTLIYMGIFLILIGGLFTLGGRIPSLGRLPGDITWRRGNVTVYFPLGTSLLLSAILSLILYLLQRVR; the protein is encoded by the coding sequence GTGAATCTAAACCTGGGCAAAACCTTAATCTACATGGGGATCTTCTTGATCCTAATCGGCGGTCTATTCACTTTGGGCGGCCGTATTCCTTCCCTTGGTCGGCTACCCGGAGACATTACCTGGCGACGGGGGAATGTTACCGTCTACTTTCCCTTGGGAACTTCCCTGCTACTGAGCGCGATTTTGTCGTTGATCCTCTACCTGTTGCAGAGAGTAAGATGA